AATCAGACATCATCATCTGCTCTTTAAAAATACATcatctacttattttctttttatttatatcTTATTGAGAGGATAATATTACAGGAGGCTTATAGAACTTAAAAAATCTGTACCGACTGTCTTTTGGCAGATACTTCTCTGCACCAGCAATGGAGACTGAGAAAGCCGAACAAGATATGCTATTTAAAACTATACTCAAAGAAGCAGTCACTTTTCACTTTTGGAATGGCTTAACTTCAGCTATGGTTCCTGAGCCTGGGAGCCTTGCATACCGGATCATTAATTACAATTGCCTACGTTGCtctgacacattgtgaaacactTTCAAAACCATTAAAGCAGATGGCCTTGTAAAACATTTTTATTTTCATGCCATTAGATACCTCACAGCTTTTATTCAAAAGAGAGCCTGTTATGAAGATGCACATCTAATATTCTGGTGCTGCTTCATCCATGAAGAAATGCTGCTTGTGGTAATGATGTCCTGTCTATATATAAATTCTTGTTGTAGGTAGCATGAATCTCCAGTTGATTGAAGGTTTTCTGGACCTTGTATTGTTAGTCCATTAGTTGTGGTAGATTCCCTCGAGGGAGGGATTAAGAGGTCCCACTTTTTGTAGCTGGGATCTTTTTGTATAtttgtttcctttgttttttgTAGTTCTCATTTATATATGTCTGATTCAGACGATTCAATAAGTTTTAATCATAGAGTTTTGTAGAACTATTTGTAGTCATTGGCAACACAGCAGTGATATCTTTAAGAGATGTTCCTTTTAAATTATTTCTACATCTGCAGCTTCAGATTATTTCTACTCTTCTCTCAGCCCATTTTTACATCTCATTTTAGACTTAGATATATCATCAAAACTATATAACTGAAAAGGCCAGCTGCTTCGTATAGTCCGTAATTCAACGAACTTAAGTACAGGTGCAAAATTGAAAGATTAACGCATCCGACATTGGTAAAGTAGCAACCAATATCCGATGGTCTTGATCCCTTTGTTTCAACAGTCACTGCCAAGTAGAACCCAGAAGCCATGGCTTTTCCCCTTCTTCATTTTTCCTCCACCATCCTTCATCGCTACCATAGGGACGTAAATGGGGCGCGGCAGGCGGGGCAGGGCAAGCCGCCTTAGACCTGTTAAGATTTTGACCCGTCCCTACCCATTTTTTCAAATTTCACCCTGCTCTGCTCAAACCCGCCCTTCCGCATTTATGATCTTTCATTTTTCTGTTCTTGTTTTATTTTGCAATATTCTATTACTAATATTTTACATTCTTGATCATTTTATTGAACTTTACATACCAGAAGTATCAAATTTATACAAAACCAGATTTAACTATATTGTTTGAAGAACATAGGAACCAAGCCTAATGTCAACTACTGACAAAATTGAACTCTAATCTTTTTTAGTGTTGAAAGAGTTTCTTCCATGCTAGTTCTCGCATCAGGTGCTGCTAAAGTGCAGCTCAAAGCTAATTTCATAATAGATGACTGGCACAGCATCTTTGCATCAGTTGGTTCATCCCCTAGTTGTACCAAATTAGTATCGACCACCTTATGTATTTCACTTGGAAAAGAATCACCGACCCAACGTCGTATGCTAAAGTCTCCGGTAAATATTTCATCACTTGGTCTCCTTCTTGTAAACGTCTCCATCATCAGGATGCCAAAACTATAGACATCACAGCTCGTGGATACTACTCCATCTTGTCCATACTCTGCAATCATGGTTGAAAATGATAAGAAAGGCTTCCTAGCTATGGATGAATATGCTAAATCTGAGAGTATCAATCTATATAAAGGGCAATGAATTGTTTTGTGTATTATAAGGATATGAAGAAACTTTAAGAAGTTCTAATACCTGGAGCAATATATCCGATGGTCGCAATAGTTTTTGTTTGAACAAAATCCTCCCCTGCTCCTAACAATTTTGCAATGCCAAAATCACTAACATGGCCAACCATGTCTTCATCTAGTAAGACATTGCTTGGTTTTAAGTCACAGTGCACCACAGGTCTTGAATATCCATTGTGGAGATAGTCCATTGCTGATGCAACATCTATCATTATATCTAATCTCTGCAACATGTCTAAGAAAAAGTTATGATTGTATAGCCATTTTTCAAGTGTCCCATTCGGCATGTATTCCAATACTAAGGCTTTGAAATCAATGCTGGAGCAACTGGTGATGACTTTAGTAAGATTTCGATGGCGTAGGTTGCGTAACATTTCACATTCCGTATCAAAACTTTTGAATGAGCCCTCCAGTTGTGCATTGAATACCTTTGCTGCAAAAAGAGTACCATCCTTAAGTATCCCCTTGTAGACCATGCTGAAACCCCCGTAACCAAGCAAGTTGCTTTCATTGAAATCCTCTGTTGCTTGTTTCAGTTCATAATAGGAAATTCTTTCATGCCCATTTTCTAGAGACAACTCTGCTTGACCTgcattcttctttttcttccgcAATCTTAAAAATATACATGCGAGGGATACTGTAAGAAACAGCAGGCCTACTCCCAAAGGGATGTACAAAACCAGGATTGCCTTTTTCCTCTTGCAAGAATTTATGATGCATGGGGGTACATGAAATTTAAAATCACCACAGAGTGCATTATTGGAGATGAATGATTGGCTGGTGAAGTTTGCAAAAGGACCACCAGTGGGAATTTCTCCACTGAGTTCATTGAATGAGATGTTCAGGTATTTGAGATAAACAAGAGCTTCTAATGATTTTGGTATTTCACCACTAAGATTGTTCTTGCACATATCCAAGAATTCCAATGCCAGCATTTTGCCAAATTGATCTGGAATAAGCCCAACTAATCTATTATGTGCCAGAGAGAGTTTAATCAATCTATCTAGACCCCCTAGAGTTCTAGGTATCTCaccagaaaaatcatttttcgacAGATCAATGAGTGTTGCAACCTTTAAATTTCCAATATCAGAAGGTATTTTCCCAATTAATAAATTGGATGATACATTGAATTCTATGAGATCTTGAAGGCTCCCCAAGCTAGCAGGTAATCTCGAATTCAGCCTGTTGGAAGCTAGGTAAAGTTGCCTTAAACTGGTAACATTCCCTATGCATGGTGGCACTGAACCAGAAAACCGATTTCCTGACAAGTCTAATGCGCCAAGATGCTTTAAATTGCAGATAACATTAGGTATTGTTCCTTCTATCTTGTTGCTTTGTAGGTAAAGTTCTTGAAGGTTCAGCATGCCTTGGACAGCTTTTGGGATATGTCCAGTCAATTTATTGTTAAACAGAATCATCTTTATCACTCCAGTAAGGTTACCAACTTCTTCAGGAATGACACCCTTCAGTTTACAACTTTGTCCTTCAAACATTTCTAGAGAGTCAGAGAAATTCCCAAGAGATGCAGGTAAAACACCATCTAACGGATTCCTATAAAAAAATAGTAGTCTTAGTTTCCTACAATTTGTCAAATATGTAAGGAAACTCAATGCCGAATTGCTCCAAAAGTTATTCCCCCCCAAGTGCAGAACCTCAAGGTTTTCTAACCTACCAAACGATTCAGGAATTGGACCCGTGAAACTGTTGTTGTAAAGAGCAACCATTCTGAGTTTTGAAGAATTTGAGATAGTAGCAGAGATGAAACCAGTCAAATTATTCCCTCCAATATAAAGCTCTTCTATGCTGGGCATTCCACGACCTAAATTTGAAGGTAAAGTACCTGAAAGCCTGTTATGTATAAGTGATAGGATCTGCAGTGCTGATATGTTGAAAATGCCTGCAGGAATGGAACCAGTAAACTTATTTCGAGCTAATCCCAATATCCGTAGTTTATTAAGGTTACCTAGCTCCGCTGGTATCTCTCCTGTCAATACAAGGGAAAATATATGAGTAACAATTTGGTGGAAGATCTAAAAAAAGGTTGCAAATTTCATATTTCTTGTAGTGAAATATCGCACTACCTTCCAAGTATTGTCCTCCGAGAGATAATTGTCTTAGAGTTGTTAAGTTGCCTAACTCTCTCGGTACAGTTCCAATGAACTTATTGCCAGACAATGACAAGATTTGAAGCTTTCGGCATTTCTCTAAGTTTATTGGAATAATGCCATCGAGGTTGTTGTCTGAGAGGTAAAGCTCTTCCAAGTTTGGAAGATGGTCACATATAGTTGTTGGAAGCTTACCAGTAAGATTGTTGTTAGTAAGAGCAATGTTTTGCATTGACGTACTATTAAAGAGTGACGTCGGTATAGATCCAACTAGCAAGTTTTCTTCCAGGACTAAATAAGTCATGTAACGAAGATGACCAAGTTCTTGAGGGATCTCTCCTTTGAGAAAATTTCTAGACATTCTCAACTCCTCTAGCTTTGTTAGATTGGAAAGGGAAGATGGAATTTCCCCCGAAAATTGGTTGCTCGAAAGGTACATGTAACGAAGGTTAGGTAACAAACTTAAAAATGATGGAATGGCACCAGTGAAGTTATTGCTTGTGACATTGATCAGTTTCAACCTTTGCAAATGAGCCAACTCTTCTGGCAAATCTCCACGGAAAGTGTTGTCACTGATGTCGAGGGAAACAAGAGATGAGAGGTTTCCAAGGTGTGGAGGTATGGTACCATGAAGTTGCATGCTAGAAATGTCTAAAGCAGTGACTCTATGGTGGTGGGGGCTGCAAGTGATTCCAATCCAGCTACAAACTGGGCTGGAGTAAGACCAGTTGTTTGCTAAGATGTTGTTAGGATTAGATATAGAAATGTGAGATTTGAAGGCAAGAAGAACTGCTTCATCAGTGCTAATATTGGGAACAATAGCCCGTGAAATATGATCATGAAGTAGAATCAAAGCTACAAAAGCAAAGAGAAGATTGTAACGTGTACCCATAACTATAATAGGGCAGGCTTCTCTTTTTTCCTAAAACAAGAATGGTTGAGGCAAAGCAATGATCTTAGATGGTCTATTTGATGATATCAAGTTCATTGGATATCTATATACTATCGTGAGTCTTTGGACTTTTATTTTATGGTTAAGAGGTCAAATTTCAGTACTACAAGTTGTAAGTGTGAAAGCTAGTCACAGACATGACATGTTTTGAGTGGTCCTGACCAAATGTGTGTCTCTCTTTATTTCTCTTGTGAATTGGGAAACTGCAGCATAGATTTTATGACCCTTTATGTTTTAGTATGCAATAACCCAGGAGTCAATATAACGTGTAGAAGACTAATTACAGTCCTAACTTATTctcaattttcccttattttttgtggaaaaaagagaggaaaaagaTGATAGCTCTAAAGTACAAAACCAATGACCTGTACGCGTTGATTGGTCTGTAAGtattgtacagagtatgtacAAGCTAAGCCCCAAGGCTGTTAGGAAAATTTTTAGTCAACAACACTCTTTATCATCATTTATACATCCAGAATCATTAGAGCCATATCTGTAAGCCAAGACAGCAAAACTGGAAAATGACATTAGCGACCCTACAGGCAACAAGTCTCTTTAGCCTTTATAAGATGTGCCAAAAATGTCAACCTGCGTCCTATTTTTTCTGGTCAGTTGTGGCGACGTTGCATTTAATTATAAGTTGAATATTATGAAGACATGAAGACAAAGGAAGAAAATGTCGAAATTCTGGACACGCTATTTGAAAGCACCAGGGCACTATTGAAGGCAGGTGTGGACTGCAAAACTGGAACATGGCATTGGCGACCCTATTGTTACTAATGAGAGGTTCCAAGTAGGGATGGCAAGTGAGGCTGGGCAGGCCGTCGTGGGTTGAGCCTTAACCCGCAAAATCTCAACCACCCCCActttttctatatatttttttaaaatctagTAATACTAATCAAAATTTAATATTATTGTGCCGTGAAACAAAAACTACATAATATGCAAAATGTCTCTTTTGCCGGAAACGTCAGCCTGAAAATCCTATTCATTCTGGTCAGTAGCGTGGTGTTGCATTTATATGTTGATTACATGATGAAGCAAGTCTCATTTTCCAAATCTATCTTCGATCTATCTATATAGAATAGGAGAGACAAATAAAATTGCAAATCTTTTAAACTAAAATTTTTaacttaaaaataaattttaattattcTTTAAGTTCAAAGCGGTTACAACGTAACTTCTTAGCTTTATCCAAAATAAACTCATCCCTTACATTTTTCTCTCTTCCATTCAATATGTTTTCTTTATTCTCAGTAACCCTATGTTTTTTCTCTCCTTCtcctttgatttttttaatttgcaGAATCTAAGTAATGGTCGCGGTCTTGTAGGGAATGACTTGATAAAAAGTGTAACGTTGGAACAAAGAGTTTCTTGAAGTAATTTCTAATCCGGTGTTTGGCTTACATTTTTATGACTATATTGAAGATAAATATCTTTTAAATTCTTTCAGTATTGTAATTCTTATTGATTATCTAGATCGCTATCGTATTTCTTAGCGTATTTTAATCTTTTGAATGGCTTTAAATATTAAATAACCTCAGCCAAATGTTAGAAAGTTATTTTGCTTTTAGCATGGTGATGTTGTCACTGCAATTTTCATTTGTGAGAGCAATATGTGCTTAGTCTTGTGTTAAGgtgctttttgatatatgtgcctTGCTCTACCATTAAATTACAAACATAAGTTAATAATATGAGCGAAGAAGAACACTATTTTTTATGTTGATTAATACGAATTTCAAACTGATTACCACTTCTCTTCATTGTTTTACAGTTTTATCAGTAATCTAATTCTTAATGCTTTATTATTACTGAAAGTTGAACTTGAATTGCCGATGGAGATAATATATTTGGGGAAAGTTTTTAATCTTTTATGCAATATTGCATCTCTGTGAATTCTTTTGGAGCTTCACAAAAACAAACGTTTCTTATAGGTACATGGTTTTGtttcccttttttttcctttcttttttggtACTTTGAATGTACGAATCACTTTTTCCTTTTCAACTTGAGATCTTGGTAGATATGTTCTTAACTGGCAACACTTTTATTTTAATCATTGATATGTTCTTAAATTTGGGAAGTGAAAGTTGGTAATAATTTGTTATCAAATTATCTTTCAATAAGAATCATGATC
Above is a genomic segment from Lycium barbarum isolate Lr01 chromosome 12, ASM1917538v2, whole genome shotgun sequence containing:
- the LOC132621816 gene encoding probable LRR receptor-like serine/threonine-protein kinase At3g47570 isoform X2, encoding MGTRYNLLFAFVALILLHDHISRAIVPNISTDEAVLLAFKSHISISNPNNILANNWSYSSPVCSWIGITCSPHHHRVTALDISSMQLHGTIPPHLGNLSSLVSLDISDNTFRGDLPEELAHLQRLKLINVTSNNFTGAIPSFLSLLPNLRYMYLSSNQFSGEIPSSLSNLTKLEELRMSRNFLKGEIPQELGHLRYMTYLVLEENLLVGSIPTSLFNSTSMQNIALTNNNLTGEIPAELGNLNKLRILGLARNKFTGSIPAGIFNISALQILSLIHNRLSGTLPSNLGRGMPSIEELYIGGNNLTGFISATISNSSKLRMVALYNNSFTGPIPESFGRLENLEVLHLGGNNFWSNSALSFLTYLTNCRKLRLLFFYRNPLDGVLPASLGNFSDSLEMFEGQSCKLKGVIPEEVGNLTGVIKMILFNNKLTGHIPKAVQGMLNLQELYLQSNKIEGTIPNVICNLKHLGALDLSGNRFSGSVPPCIGNVTSLRQLYLASNRLNSRLPASLGSLQDLIEFNVSSNLLIGKIPSDIGNLKVATLIDLSKNDFSGEIPRTLGGLDRLIKLSLAHNRLVGLIPDQFGKMLALEFLDMCKNNLSGEIPKSLEALVYLKYLNISFNELSGEIPTGGPFANFTSQSFISNNALCGDFKFHVPPCIINSCKRKKAILVLYIPLGVGLLFLTVSLACIFLRLRKKKKNAGQAELSLENGHERISYYELKQATEDFNESNLLGYGGFSMVYKGILKDGTLFAAKVFNAQLEGSFKSFDTECEMLRNLRHRNLTKVITSCSSIDFKALVLEYMPNGTLEKWLYNHNFFLDMLQRLDIMIDVASAMDYLHNGYSRPVVHCDLKPSNVLLDEDMVGHVSDFGIAKLLGAGEDFVQTKTIATIGYIAPEYGQDGVVSTSCDVYSFGILMMETFTRRRPSDEIFTGDFSIRRWVGDSFPSEIHKVVDTNLVQLGDEPTDAKMLCQSSIMKLALSCTLAAPDARTSMEETLSTLKKIRVQFCQ
- the LOC132621816 gene encoding probable LRR receptor-like serine/threonine-protein kinase At3g47570 isoform X1 translates to MGTRYNLLFAFVALILLHDHISRAIVPNISTDEAVLLAFKSHISISNPNNILANNWSYSSPVCSWIGITCSPHHHRVTALDISSMQLHGTIPPHLGNLSSLVSLDISDNTFRGDLPEELAHLQRLKLINVTSNNFTGAIPSFLSLLPNLRYMYLSSNQFSGEIPSSLSNLTKLEELRMSRNFLKGEIPQELGHLRYMTYLVLEENLLVGSIPTSLFNSTSMQNIALTNNNLTGKLPTTICDHLPNLEELYLSDNNLDGIIPINLEKCRKLQILSLSGNKFIGTVPRELGNLTTLRQLSLGGQYLEGEIPAELGNLNKLRILGLARNKFTGSIPAGIFNISALQILSLIHNRLSGTLPSNLGRGMPSIEELYIGGNNLTGFISATISNSSKLRMVALYNNSFTGPIPESFGRLENLEVLHLGGNNFWSNSALSFLTYLTNCRKLRLLFFYRNPLDGVLPASLGNFSDSLEMFEGQSCKLKGVIPEEVGNLTGVIKMILFNNKLTGHIPKAVQGMLNLQELYLQSNKIEGTIPNVICNLKHLGALDLSGNRFSGSVPPCIGNVTSLRQLYLASNRLNSRLPASLGSLQDLIEFNVSSNLLIGKIPSDIGNLKVATLIDLSKNDFSGEIPRTLGGLDRLIKLSLAHNRLVGLIPDQFGKMLALEFLDMCKNNLSGEIPKSLEALVYLKYLNISFNELSGEIPTGGPFANFTSQSFISNNALCGDFKFHVPPCIINSCKRKKAILVLYIPLGVGLLFLTVSLACIFLRLRKKKKNAGQAELSLENGHERISYYELKQATEDFNESNLLGYGGFSMVYKGILKDGTLFAAKVFNAQLEGSFKSFDTECEMLRNLRHRNLTKVITSCSSIDFKALVLEYMPNGTLEKWLYNHNFFLDMLQRLDIMIDVASAMDYLHNGYSRPVVHCDLKPSNVLLDEDMVGHVSDFGIAKLLGAGEDFVQTKTIATIGYIAPEYGQDGVVSTSCDVYSFGILMMETFTRRRPSDEIFTGDFSIRRWVGDSFPSEIHKVVDTNLVQLGDEPTDAKMLCQSSIMKLALSCTLAAPDARTSMEETLSTLKKIRVQFCQ